In Streptomyces sp. P9-A4, the genomic window AGGTCCCACAGGGTGAGGCCGTGCTCGGTGATGTCCAGGTCGGGGTGCTTGCGCTGCTTGTACTCCAGCGGGTCGGTGTCGGCCATGACGTGGCCGCGGACCCGGTAGGAGTGGATCAGCTCGAACACGCGCGCGGCCTTGGTGACGTCGTCGTCGTGCGAGGCGTCGATGTCCTTGAACCAGCGGACCGGCTCGTAGGGGATGCGCAGGGCCTTGAAGATGTCGTCGTAGAAGCCCTGCTCGCCGAGCAGGAAGTTGGCGACGACGCGCAGGAACTCGCCGGAGGCGGCGCCCTGGATGACCCGGTGGTCGTACGTCGAGGTCAGCGTCATGACCTTCGAGATGCCCAGCTTGTTCAGGGTGTCCTGGGAGGTGCCCTGGAACTCGGCCGGGTAGTCCATCGAGCCGACGCCCATGATGACCGACTGCCCGGGCATCAGCCGCGGCACGGAGTGCACGGTGCCGAGGCCGCCGGGGTTGGTCAGGGAGACGGTGACGCCGGAGAAGTCGTCCATCGTCAGCTTGCCCACGCGGGCCCGCTTCACGATGTCCTCGTACGCCTGCCAGAACTCGAAGAAGTTGAGCGTCTCGGCCTTCTTGATGCCCGCGACGACGAGCTGGCGGTCGCCGTTGGGCTTCACCAGGTCGATCGCGAGACCGAAGTTCACGTGCTCCGGCTTGACCAGGGTCGGCTTGCCGTCCTTCTCCGCGAAGGAGTAGTTCATCGACGGCATGGCCTTGATCGCCTGCACCATCGCGTAGCCGATGAGGTGCGTGAAGGAGATCTTCCCGCCCCGGGCGCGCTTCAGGTGGTTGTTGATCACGATCCGGTTGTCGAAGAGCAGCTTCACCGGCACGGCGCGGACGGACGTGGCCGTCGGCACCTCCAGGGAGGCGTTCATGTTCTTCGCGACCGCGGCGGCGGGGCCGCGCAGCGTGATCAGCTCGGGGCCGGCGGGGGCCTCGGCCGCCGGGGCGGCGGCGGGCTTGGCCGGAGCCGCCTTCACGGCGGCCGGAGCGGCGGCGGCGGGCTTCGCGGCGACCGGAGCCGCGGGAGCCGCTGCGGGCTTCACGGGAGCCGGGGCGGCGACCGGGGCGGGCGCCGGGGCCGGAACGGCCGCGGGAGCGGCAGGCGCGGCCTGTGCGGGGCCCGTCTGCGGCGCGGCGGACGCGCTCTGAGTGGTGGTGGCGGCCGGGGCGGCCGGGGTCTCCGACACTCCCGGCTTGTAGTCGGCGAAGAAGTCCCACCAGGCACGATCGACCGAATTCGGGTCCTGGAGGTACTGCTGGTAGATCTCGTCGACGAGCCACTCATTGGCACCGAAGGCGGTCGCAGGGTTCTGGCCCTGCCCGTCTTGGTCGGTCGGGGAGCTCGGGGTACTGGGGGACTGAGACGACACGGCGGCAACCGCCCTCTTCCGCTTCACAAGGTGATGGACAGCGGAAATAAAGGCTACGCCTGTCCGGCCGGGAGGTGCAGGCCGGGCGCTCCAACGTCGCGCAAGTCACACTTGACGCGGTGTTTCGGAGCCGTGAATGGCGGGAAACAAGCGTGGTTCGACAGGTGTGAGGGTACGGAAAACAGCGAGCACGGCCCCCTTCGACCGCACCCCTGAACAGGTCCCGCATATCTACACGCAGAACGAGCGCTTCCGGTTCGAACCCTACGTCAATCTCTCGGCGGAAAGCTGCCCGGAAGAGTGACTCTGATCCGGCAGCCACGTGACGATTCGGCCACTCCGATCCCGCCGCCGTGCAGATCCACCGCCCAGCGCGCGATCGCCAGCCCCAGACCCGTGCCGCCGTCGCTCCCCGGCCCGTGCCGGCGCGGCGCGGAACCCCGGTCGAACCGCTCGAAGACCTTGTGCCGCTCCGACTCCGGAATGCCGGGACCCTCGTCCTCGACCTCCAGCTCCAGCGAGTCCGGACAGGGGCCGCGCCGGGCCCTGACCGTGACCCGGCCGTGCGGCGGCGAGTGCTTCACCGCGTTGTCGATCAGGTTCGCCATCACCTGGTGCAGCCGCTCCACGTCCGCGTGCGCCACCAGCTCGGGCGGCGACACGTCCAGATGCAGATGGACGTCCGTGCGGTTGTGCAGGCCCGAGGTGGAGGAGAGGCCGCGCTGCGACGCGGCGAGGTTCGCCTCCCGCAGCACCCCCGAGAGGTACGGCCAGACCTCGAAACGGCGCACCTTCAGCGCCACGACACCGTTGTCAAGACGGGACAGGTCGAGCAGCGTCTCCACCAGCCGCCCCAGCCGCTCGGTCTGCTTCAGCGCCGACCGCATCGTCTCCGGGTCCGCCTCGGACACCCCGTCCACGACGTTCTCCAGTACGGCCCTGAGCGCGGCGATCGGGGTCCGCAGCTCGTGCGACACATTGGCCACCAGCTCCTTGCGGTGCCGGTCCACGGCCTCCAGGTCGTCCGCCATGCGGTTGATCGTCGACGCGAGGTCGCCCAGCTCGTCCCGCCGGTCCGCACCCCGCACCCGGCGGGAGAAGTCGCCGCGCGAGATCGTCCCGGCCACGGTGGTCATCTCGTCGAGCGGCGCCGTCAGGGACTGCGCCACGAACTGGGTGATCAGCAGGGTCGCGATCATCGCGAAGATCGTGATGTACCGGAACTCGGTGGACGTCCGGATCGCCACCAGGGCCAGACCGGAGGTCAGCAGGACCGCCCCGACGACCAGCGCGCCGAGCTTGGTCTTGACCGAGATCACGATCCGGCGCGGCCGGCGCGCACCGCCGTCCGGGCCCCGCTGCTCCCGCGGCCCGCCGGGCCCCCGCAGGTTCACGGCGCCGGGGTCTCCAGCGCGTAGCCGACGCCGTGGACCGTACGGATCCGCTCGGCCCCGATCTTCCGGCGCAGCGCCTTGATGTGGCTGTCCACGGTCCGGGTCCCGGAGGCGTCCGCCCAGTCCCACACCTCGGCGAGCAGCTGCTCGCGGGAGAGGACCGCGCGGGGGGTGCTCGCCAGGCAGACCAGCAGGTCGAACTCGGTCGGCGTCAGGTGCACGTCCTCGGCCCGCACCCGGACCCGGCGCTGCGCGTGGTCGATCTCCAGCTCGCCCAGCCGCAGGATGCCGCTGCGCGGGGTCACCGCGGCCAGCGCGGCCCGCTCCACCCGGCGCAGCAGGACGTGCACCCGGGCGGCCAGCTCGCGCATCGAGAACGGCTTGGTCATGTAGTCGTCCGCGCCGACCCCGAGACCGACCAGCATGTCGGTCTCGTCGTCGCGGGCGGTCAGCATGAGGACCGGGACGGGCCGCTGCGCCTGGACCCGCCGGCACACCTCCAGACCGTCGAAACCGGGCAGCATCACGTCCAGGACCATCAGGTCCGGCTGCCAGGCCTCGGCCGCGTCCACGGCCGCCGGGCCGTCCGTCGCGATCTGCACGAGGAAGCCCTCGGCGCGCAGTCTCGCGGAGATCGCCTCCACGATCGTCACGTCGTCCTCGACCACCAGGACGCGCCGCTGGGCCCCCGGAGTGGCCGCCGCACCGTGGTGAGTGGTGTGTGTCTGCTCCATTGCCCCGCCTCGCGTCGCCGATGTCGGCTCAGCAGCCTAGAGGTACCGGTGGCGTCCCGGCTATCCAGGAGTTATCCGGGACGGACCGCGAGATGGACCACGTCGGGGACGCCCCGGGCAACGGGGATCTCTTCCGTCCGTACCCCGCTGAATCCGGCATTCCGCAAGGACCCTTCGAAATCGCCGGAGGGTCGTGCCGACCACACGGCGAGCACGCCCCCCGGCTTCAGCCGGGCCGCGCAGGCCGCCAACCCCTCGGCCGTGTACAGGGATTCGTTGTCCTCGGTGACCGTCCAGTCGGGCCCGTTGTCGATGTCCAGGCAGAGGGCGTCGTAGCGGTCGGAGGAGGTCCGGAGGTGGGCCACCAGGTCCGTGTGCAGGATCACGGTCCGGGAATCGGCGAGAGCGGCCCCGGAGATCGCGGCGAGCGGCCCCCGCCGGTGCCAGTCGATGATCGCCTCCTCCCGCTCGACGACCGCGATCCGGCCCCAGCGGGGGTCGGCGGCGGCATGGGCGAGCGAGAACCCGACGCCGAGCCCGCCGACCAGGACCGAGGCGCCGGCGCGCTCCCCTTCCGGCAGCGCGGCCTGCGCCGCGTCGATCAGCAGCCGCTCCGAACGCCCGTCGGAGGTGTCAATCAGGAAGGTCCCGTTGGCGATGATCTCGAAGTGCTCGTCGCGCCGGCGCAGCACGACCTCTCCGTACGGTCCTTCACGGCGGTCGAGGGTCACGGGTCCTGACATCGGCGGTCGCTCCGCTCTCGTCTCGGCAGTCGGTCCCGGCCCATCCTTACGGGGTGGGGACGAGCGGGACAAACCCTTTGCGGGGGAGGCGAGACGGGGTCCGGACACCCGTTCGGGTCCGCGGGGTCACGGGGTACGGGCCACGGACCGCGGGTCATGGCCTACGGGCTACGGATCGCCGGCGGCCACGGGGCTACGCCTCCGTCGTCGTCCGCCGCGCGCCCCGCCACGCGTACAGGCCCGTTCCGGCCACGAACGCCCCGGCCGCCACCGTCCAGGCCCCGGCCTGCGGGCCCGGCTGCATCACCCAGGCCCACCACTGCGCCGCACCGCCCGGCCGGGCCGGGGCCGCCAGATAGACCGCGCCCACGAAGAAGGCGGGAGGCAGCCAGCTCAGCCGGGCGCCGACCACGGCGGCGGAGGCCGCCGCCATCCCCACGAGCCCCAGCGTGTCCCGTACGGCGGCGGGCGCGCCGAACGCCTCCGGGTGGCCCGGCAGCGCCAGGGCGAACAGCGCGGCGGCGAGGGCCGTCGGGACGAGGACGTGGGCCAGCCGGCGCGGCCACCACGCGCGTACCGCCGTGCGGTCCAGCTCGTCGCTGGGCGCGTAGAGGCTGGTGCCGACCGCCGCCGCCGCGACCAGCGGGCCGAAGACCACGACCGGCAGCCGGGCCGTGTGGTCGAGACCGGGGAGCGATTCAAGCCACCTGGCCACCCAGGCGGCGGCCACGGCGACACCGACGAGAGCGGCGAGCGCACCGGGCAGGGCCCGGGAGCGGAGGTAGAGCGCCGGCGGGCCGAGCCTCGGCGGATACGCCTTCTCGGGCCGGGGGAGCCCCGCGGGGCCGGTTCGGGGGTGGCTCACGGGATCGGCACCTCGTCCGGGTGGCAGGTGTTCGCCGCGAGGTAGCGGGCCAGGTAGTCGCGCTGGGCGGCGGGGGACTTGGCGCGGAGCCGCTCCATGTACGGCCGGGCGGCGGTGGTGTCGGGGCCGTAGTCGTCCGGTGTCGGGGCCAGCCACTCGGTGACGGCGAGGTGCACCTCGCTCGCCCGTTCCGCGTCCGCCCCCGTGAAGTCGCCCGGCGCGCACGTGTCCGAGAACAGCCAGGTCACGGCCGAGTTCAGAAACAGATCGGGGTGCGGAAGCCGGCCGCGCACCGCGTCCTGCGCCGCGTTGGGCAGCTCCATGTCGCCGGGGCGGCCGGGCCCGAATGGGCCGCCGATCCAGCGGACCGGGGCGCCGGGCAGACCCTTGAGCCGGGCGTTCAGCGGGGCGAGCGCCGCCGACACCTCGGGCAGCAGCCCCTCGTCCACGGCCGTCAGACACACCTGCGGGGTGCCGTCGTCGCAGACCTGCCGGGCCAGGGCAGGGTCGTGGCGCCAGGGGCCCTCGTCCTGCGGCAGCCGCAGGATCAGAGCGGCGGCGGCGACCGCCACGGCCGGCGGGACCAGGGCGAGCGCCCGGCCCCGGCCCCGGCGCAGCCCGTACGCGAGGAGCGCGGTGAGCGCGAGCCCCGCCGTCCACGCC contains:
- a CDS encoding HAMP domain-containing sensor histidine kinase gives rise to the protein MVISVKTKLGALVVGAVLLTSGLALVAIRTSTEFRYITIFAMIATLLITQFVAQSLTAPLDEMTTVAGTISRGDFSRRVRGADRRDELGDLASTINRMADDLEAVDRHRKELVANVSHELRTPIAALRAVLENVVDGVSEADPETMRSALKQTERLGRLVETLLDLSRLDNGVVALKVRRFEVWPYLSGVLREANLAASQRGLSSTSGLHNRTDVHLHLDVSPPELVAHADVERLHQVMANLIDNAVKHSPPHGRVTVRARRGPCPDSLELEVEDEGPGIPESERHKVFERFDRGSAPRRHGPGSDGGTGLGLAIARWAVDLHGGGIGVAESSRGCRIRVTLPGSFPPRD
- a CDS encoding response regulator transcription factor codes for the protein MEQTHTTHHGAAATPGAQRRVLVVEDDVTIVEAISARLRAEGFLVQIATDGPAAVDAAEAWQPDLMVLDVMLPGFDGLEVCRRVQAQRPVPVLMLTARDDETDMLVGLGVGADDYMTKPFSMRELAARVHVLLRRVERAALAAVTPRSGILRLGELEIDHAQRRVRVRAEDVHLTPTEFDLLVCLASTPRAVLSREQLLAEVWDWADASGTRTVDSHIKALRRKIGAERIRTVHGVGYALETPAP
- a CDS encoding spermidine synthase, giving the protein MSGPVTLDRREGPYGEVVLRRRDEHFEIIANGTFLIDTSDGRSERLLIDAAQAALPEGERAGASVLVGGLGVGFSLAHAAADPRWGRIAVVEREEAIIDWHRRGPLAAISGAALADSRTVILHTDLVAHLRTSSDRYDALCLDIDNGPDWTVTEDNESLYTAEGLAACAARLKPGGVLAVWSARPSGDFEGSLRNAGFSGVRTEEIPVARGVPDVVHLAVRPG